A single genomic interval of Candidatus Methylomirabilota bacterium harbors:
- a CDS encoding MFS transporter produces MTSRARAVLALACSMHLLHDGFSDIVYVFLPLWATEFGLSFAQVGVIRTVYTGGMAAFQVPAGFLAERWGERRLLAAGTALTAVGFVAAGWAGGFGALLLVLLMAGLGSSVQHPLASSLISKVYEGRGQRAALGTYNFSGDVGKAGAAAVIALVAAAAGWRTAGAAYGALGLVAAVTVWLVLSRLRAGDASPPTDGDGAPVRGWGIRDPRGFSALSGIGMIDNATRTGFITFLPFVLMAKGSTVAGVGTALALLFVGGAAGKFLCGLVAERVGVIRTVILTEAATAAGIATIIVAPLPLALVTLVPLGVALNGTSSVLYGTVADLVMAERRSRAYGLYYTVTVGCSALAPTLYGLVGDAVGVGPTLAIIASIVLATLPLCLVLRPAVAAPASA; encoded by the coding sequence GTGACTTCCCGTGCGCGAGCGGTGCTGGCCCTGGCGTGCAGCATGCACCTCTTGCACGACGGCTTCTCGGACATCGTCTACGTGTTCCTACCTCTCTGGGCCACCGAGTTCGGCCTGAGCTTCGCCCAGGTCGGCGTGATCCGGACCGTCTACACCGGTGGCATGGCGGCCTTCCAGGTCCCCGCCGGGTTCCTGGCCGAGCGCTGGGGCGAGCGCCGACTGCTGGCTGCCGGCACGGCGCTGACGGCAGTGGGGTTCGTGGCGGCCGGCTGGGCCGGCGGCTTCGGCGCCCTGCTGCTGGTCCTGTTAATGGCCGGGCTCGGCTCCAGCGTGCAGCATCCGCTGGCTTCCTCCCTCATCTCCAAGGTCTATGAGGGCCGCGGACAGCGCGCGGCCCTGGGCACCTACAACTTTTCCGGGGACGTGGGCAAGGCCGGCGCCGCGGCGGTGATCGCGCTGGTGGCGGCCGCGGCGGGTTGGCGTACGGCCGGCGCGGCCTACGGCGCCCTGGGGCTCGTCGCCGCAGTCACGGTGTGGTTGGTCCTCAGCCGGCTGCGCGCCGGCGATGCCAGCCCGCCCACCGATGGCGACGGCGCACCGGTCCGCGGTTGGGGTATCCGCGACCCCCGGGGGTTCAGCGCCCTGTCCGGTATCGGCATGATCGACAACGCCACCCGCACCGGGTTCATCACCTTTCTGCCCTTCGTCCTGATGGCCAAGGGCTCCACGGTCGCGGGCGTAGGCACCGCGCTGGCGCTCCTGTTCGTCGGCGGCGCCGCCGGCAAGTTCCTCTGCGGGCTGGTGGCGGAGCGGGTGGGCGTGATTCGCACCGTAATCCTCACCGAGGCCGCGACGGCGGCCGGGATCGCGACGATCATCGTGGCGCCGCTCCCCCTGGCCCTCGTCACCCTGGTGCCGCTCGGCGTCGCCTTGAACGGCACCTCCTCGGTCCTGTACGGCACTGTGGCCGACCTCGTGATGGCCGAGCGGCGTTCCCGCGCGTACGGCCTCTACTACACCGTCACCGTCGGCTGCTCCGCCCTGGCGCCGACCCTCTACGGCCTGGTCGGCGACGCGGTCGGCGTCGGGCCTACGCTGGCGATCATCGCCTCGATCGTGCTGGCGACCTTGCCACTGTGCCTCGTCCTTCGTCCCGCCGTCGCGGCTCCGGCCAGCGCCTGA
- a CDS encoding LapA family protein, which produces MGYLVTAVVAVAVAVFAMQNTEHVAVNFLVWQIADVPVAAVVLASFGFGVLAAGIPAWFKVWRLRRRLVRAQQQTALPAEPSPPPPPGSPPPSVRT; this is translated from the coding sequence GTGGGCTACCTGGTCACGGCGGTGGTGGCCGTCGCGGTCGCCGTGTTCGCGATGCAGAACACCGAGCACGTCGCGGTGAACTTCCTGGTCTGGCAGATCGCCGACGTTCCGGTGGCCGCCGTGGTGCTGGCCTCGTTCGGCTTCGGCGTCCTGGCCGCGGGCATCCCCGCCTGGTTCAAGGTCTGGCGCCTCCGGCGACGGCTGGTCCGAGCCCAGCAGCAGACCGCCCTTCCGGCCGAGCCCTCACCGCCTCCGCCGCCCGGTTCGCCGCCGCCTTCCGTGAGGACCTGA
- a CDS encoding UbiD family decarboxylase, whose product MAFMDLRQWIALLEREGELRRVKAEVDWDREIGAIARRVLEKKGPALLFEAIRGYQTGRCTKLFTGGLGDRRRLALALGFGKDVPNRELVQYVMHKNRETIPPVTVPTGPVKEVVVRGDAVDQTDFPVPRWHFREGGRYIHTFSGIVTRDPETRVMNVGIYRGMIGQKHTAPMLLIKGGQHWGQHFVKYAARGEPMPVACVIGWDPIMPFLAGSPVPAGVCEWDVMGAYRGEPAQLVRCETVDLEVPATAEIVIEGFISDDPATWELEGPFGEFTGYVSDLPTPRPTMRVTCISHRRDPIFRGCLEGTLPGSYSENSVMSSVQRAGIAWTILTGAGIPGIRDVYVPPITNGVNIHVQITKHYQGQPKQIAAALWGASAAQFRYKHVIVVEEDIDPSSYEHVDWAIAHRVNAGEGGIVVFPGSFGSPIDPSTPLEDRDVAQLGSGLWNRVLIDATRNWKFARRPEWDNERFPPTVRPAPEDEARVRERWAEYGLGDL is encoded by the coding sequence ATGGCGTTCATGGATCTGCGGCAGTGGATCGCGCTCCTCGAGCGGGAGGGGGAGCTGCGACGGGTCAAGGCCGAGGTGGACTGGGACCGCGAGATCGGCGCCATCGCGCGGCGCGTGCTGGAGAAGAAGGGCCCCGCGCTCCTGTTCGAGGCCATCCGGGGGTACCAGACCGGACGCTGCACCAAGCTCTTCACGGGTGGGCTCGGGGACCGTCGCCGACTGGCCCTCGCGCTCGGCTTCGGCAAAGACGTCCCGAATCGTGAGCTGGTCCAGTACGTGATGCACAAGAACCGGGAAACGATCCCGCCAGTGACCGTGCCCACGGGGCCGGTCAAGGAGGTGGTCGTTCGCGGCGATGCCGTGGACCAGACGGACTTTCCCGTCCCCCGCTGGCATTTCCGCGAAGGCGGCCGCTACATCCACACCTTCTCCGGCATCGTCACCCGCGATCCCGAGACCAGGGTCATGAACGTCGGGATCTACCGGGGCATGATCGGCCAGAAGCACACGGCGCCCATGCTCCTCATCAAGGGCGGCCAGCACTGGGGCCAGCACTTCGTGAAGTACGCGGCCCGGGGGGAGCCGATGCCGGTGGCCTGCGTCATCGGCTGGGACCCCATCATGCCTTTCCTGGCCGGCTCGCCGGTCCCGGCGGGCGTCTGCGAGTGGGACGTGATGGGCGCCTATCGGGGCGAGCCCGCTCAGCTCGTGCGCTGCGAGACGGTCGACCTGGAGGTTCCGGCCACCGCGGAGATCGTCATCGAGGGCTTCATCAGCGACGACCCGGCCACGTGGGAGCTGGAGGGACCGTTCGGAGAGTTCACCGGCTACGTCTCCGACCTTCCCACCCCGCGGCCGACCATGCGGGTCACCTGCATCAGCCACCGGCGTGACCCCATCTTCCGAGGCTGCCTGGAAGGCACGCTGCCCGGCTCTTACAGCGAGAACAGCGTGATGTCGTCGGTCCAGCGGGCCGGCATCGCCTGGACCATTCTCACCGGCGCCGGCATCCCCGGCATCCGGGACGTGTACGTGCCCCCCATCACCAACGGGGTAAACATCCACGTGCAGATCACCAAACACTACCAGGGGCAGCCCAAGCAGATCGCCGCCGCGCTGTGGGGGGCGAGCGCCGCGCAGTTCCGGTACAAGCACGTGATCGTGGTCGAGGAAGACATCGACCCGTCGTCCTACGAGCACGTCGACTGGGCCATCGCCCACCGGGTGAACGCCGGGGAAGGGGGCATCGTGGTTTTCCCCGGCAGCTTCGGCTCGCCCATCGATCCCAGCACCCCGCTGGAGGACCGCGACGTGGCCCAGCTGGGCAGCGGCCTCTGGAACCGCGTGCTCATCGACGCCACCCGCAACTGGAAGTTCGCCCGCCGGCCGGAATGGGACAATGAGCGCTTTCCGCCCACCGTGCGGCCGGCCCCCGAGGATGAGGCGCGGGTGCGGGAGCGCTGGGCCGAGTACGGCCTGGGAGATCTCTGA
- a CDS encoding TRAP transporter permease yields the protein MLSPQVWLAVAWSLFQLYTAYAGMFDLLVQLPVHVAFAVAVGFLTPSGEAPPGLWRRWLDGAAAMLALACAAHFVVHNERLASRMAMVDDPWRIDVVVSLVFVALLLEASRRHIGSALVILALVFVVYAFLGPWLPGFLSHGGVSALKLIDLQMLTTQGIFGIPALVSATFIYLFVVFGAVMQQGGLLRFFTDLALAVAGWTKGGAAKVAVISSGLFGTVNGSAIANAVTTGSFTIPLMVRSGYRPAFAAGVEATSSMGGQLIPPVMGAAAFIMAETLGVPYATIALSAAIPGVLYFIAVGMMVHLEAARTALPTLPRSELPRLAPVLRRDLHLLAGPAVLLWFLVEGRSPLFAGFWALVVAVMMSWIRRETRIGPAGALAVLRDSARNAMPVALACATVGIVVGVVSLTGLGLKLATGIVGIAQGSLFATLVLTMIAALVLGTGLPTSATYIITSIMAAPALVQLGVPTLVAHMFVFYFGILADLTPPTAISAYATSAIARASVWETQWKAMTLALSGFIIPFSFAYDPALLLIGAGPVGIALRTVAATLGILMLGAGVIGYLRAPTRPWERAALLGGAVLLIFPGLVGDLVGAGCLLAVLFSQRLARRQAAAPALR from the coding sequence ATGCTTAGCCCACAGGTCTGGCTGGCCGTCGCCTGGTCGCTGTTCCAGCTCTACACGGCATACGCCGGGATGTTCGACCTCCTCGTCCAGCTCCCCGTCCATGTCGCCTTCGCCGTCGCTGTGGGATTCCTCACGCCGTCCGGGGAGGCCCCCCCGGGACTCTGGCGGCGGTGGCTGGATGGCGCGGCCGCCATGCTGGCGCTCGCCTGCGCGGCCCACTTCGTCGTCCACAACGAGCGACTGGCCAGCCGCATGGCGATGGTGGACGACCCCTGGCGAATCGACGTGGTCGTCAGCCTGGTCTTCGTGGCGCTCTTGCTGGAAGCCTCGCGACGTCACATCGGCAGCGCCCTGGTGATCCTGGCGCTGGTCTTCGTCGTCTACGCGTTCCTCGGACCCTGGCTACCCGGCTTCCTCTCTCACGGCGGCGTGAGCGCCCTCAAGCTGATCGACCTGCAGATGCTGACGACGCAGGGCATCTTCGGGATCCCCGCCCTGGTGTCGGCGACGTTCATCTATCTGTTCGTGGTCTTCGGCGCGGTGATGCAACAGGGGGGCCTGCTGCGTTTCTTCACCGACCTGGCTCTGGCCGTGGCCGGATGGACCAAGGGCGGGGCGGCGAAGGTTGCCGTCATCTCCAGCGGGCTCTTTGGCACGGTGAATGGCAGCGCCATCGCCAACGCGGTGACGACGGGCAGCTTCACCATCCCCCTGATGGTCCGTTCCGGCTACCGGCCGGCGTTCGCCGCCGGGGTCGAGGCGACGTCCTCGATGGGCGGCCAGCTCATCCCGCCGGTAATGGGCGCGGCGGCCTTCATCATGGCCGAGACACTTGGGGTCCCGTACGCGACCATCGCGCTGTCGGCGGCGATCCCCGGCGTGCTGTATTTCATCGCGGTCGGCATGATGGTCCACCTCGAGGCGGCGCGAACGGCTCTGCCGACCCTGCCGCGCTCCGAGCTGCCCCGCCTGGCCCCGGTGCTTCGACGAGACCTGCACCTGCTGGCCGGGCCGGCAGTGCTGCTGTGGTTCCTGGTGGAAGGCCGCTCCCCGCTGTTTGCCGGCTTCTGGGCGCTGGTGGTCGCCGTGATGATGAGCTGGATACGGCGCGAGACCCGCATCGGCCCTGCCGGCGCCCTGGCCGTCCTCCGGGATAGCGCCCGGAACGCGATGCCGGTGGCGCTGGCCTGCGCCACCGTCGGGATCGTGGTCGGCGTGGTGTCGCTCACCGGGCTGGGACTCAAGCTGGCCACCGGGATCGTGGGCATCGCGCAGGGCAGCCTCTTCGCCACGCTGGTGTTGACCATGATCGCGGCCCTCGTGCTGGGCACCGGCCTGCCCACCTCGGCCACCTACATCATCACGTCCATCATGGCCGCCCCCGCCCTGGTCCAGCTGGGCGTCCCCACGCTCGTCGCGCACATGTTCGTCTTCTACTTCGGCATCCTGGCCGACCTGACGCCGCCGACCGCCATCTCCGCCTACGCGACGTCCGCCATCGCCCGGGCCAGCGTCTGGGAAACGCAGTGGAAGGCGATGACGCTCGCGCTGTCGGGCTTCATCATCCCGTTCTCGTTCGCGTACGACCCGGCCCTCCTGCTGATCGGCGCCGGACCCGTCGGGATCGCGTTGCGGACGGTGGCCGCGACGCTGGGCATCCTCATGCTGGGCGCGGGGGTCATCGGCTACCTGCGGGCGCCCACCCGGCCCTGGGAGCGCGCGGCGCTGCTCGGGGGCGCCGTGCTCCTGATCTTCCCGGGGCTGGTCGGCGACCTCGTGGGGGCTGGCTGCCTCTTGGCCGTGCTGTTCAGCCAGCGGCTGGCGCGCCGTCAGGCCGCCGCACCGGCCCTTCGCTGA
- a CDS encoding amidohydrolase codes for MDEIAADWILQSGHVLTLDPRRPRAAALAVAGGRIAAVGTGADVRPWRGRHTRVIDLKGATVMPGLVDAHAHLDREGLKGLGPSLARCRSIADIQRVIAGCAKRRPRGEWIVTMPVGRAPFYLNQAGGLADKRWPTRADLDRAAPDHPVYIRGIWGYWNKPPVYSVANSAALARAGITRDTVAPKAIDILRDAAGEPTGVFVEHNLIQVIEFTLMKQAPRFTHADRLRALVESQRRYAARGVTAVYEGHGVAPEVLAVYRETHERGRLVLRATLALSPTWDDLDEAARVIPQWAAWAGGRGVGDDRLRLCGVCLHYGGDPEVARILHAAQPYTGWAGFVESANSPAEYREQARLAARRGLRVSTLVTRSLPAVLDAWEAIAAETPIRHLRWVAVHLNVGTADELARLERLGAVVTTNPISYLWRSAAEEVGKVGGAAHTLIPHKSLVRRRIPFGLATDNKPADPWLAFAAAVARRDMTTGEVLGPGERLTRLEALRALTVGGACVTFAERERGVLAPGFSADLAVLEQDPLTHPLEEMASLACRLTMVGGRIVHGDA; via the coding sequence ATGGATGAAATAGCGGCCGACTGGATCCTCCAGAGCGGCCACGTTCTCACGCTCGATCCCCGGCGCCCACGGGCCGCGGCGCTGGCGGTCGCCGGGGGCCGGATCGCCGCCGTCGGGACGGGGGCCGACGTCCGGCCCTGGCGCGGTCGCCACACCCGCGTGATCGATCTGAAGGGCGCCACGGTGATGCCGGGACTCGTCGACGCCCACGCCCACCTCGATCGCGAGGGTCTCAAGGGCCTCGGCCCGAGCCTCGCCCGGTGTCGCTCCATCGCGGACATCCAGCGGGTCATCGCCGGTTGTGCCAAGCGCAGGCCGCGGGGCGAGTGGATCGTCACGATGCCGGTAGGCCGCGCGCCTTTCTACCTAAACCAGGCCGGGGGACTGGCGGACAAGCGCTGGCCCACGCGGGCCGACCTGGATCGGGCCGCCCCGGACCATCCCGTCTACATCCGGGGCATCTGGGGCTACTGGAACAAGCCGCCCGTGTATTCCGTCGCCAACAGCGCCGCGCTCGCGCGGGCCGGCATCACCCGCGACACCGTGGCGCCCAAGGCGATCGACATCCTGAGAGACGCGGCCGGCGAGCCCACCGGGGTCTTCGTCGAGCACAACCTCATCCAGGTGATCGAGTTCACGCTGATGAAACAGGCGCCGCGCTTCACCCACGCCGACCGCCTGCGGGCGCTGGTGGAGTCTCAGCGTCGCTACGCCGCGCGGGGCGTCACCGCGGTATACGAGGGGCACGGCGTCGCCCCGGAGGTGCTCGCGGTCTACCGCGAGACGCACGAGCGCGGGCGGCTGGTCCTGCGCGCCACGCTGGCGCTGAGCCCCACCTGGGATGACCTCGACGAGGCGGCCCGGGTCATCCCGCAGTGGGCGGCCTGGGCCGGGGGCCGCGGCGTGGGCGACGACCGCCTGCGGCTCTGCGGGGTCTGCCTGCACTATGGCGGCGATCCCGAAGTCGCGCGCATCCTGCATGCCGCCCAGCCGTACACCGGCTGGGCGGGCTTCGTGGAGAGCGCCAACTCGCCCGCCGAGTACCGCGAGCAGGCGCGGCTGGCCGCGCGGCGCGGACTGCGGGTCAGCACGCTGGTCACGCGGAGCCTGCCGGCCGTGCTGGACGCCTGGGAGGCGATCGCGGCGGAGACGCCGATCCGGCATCTGCGGTGGGTGGCCGTTCACCTCAACGTGGGCACCGCCGACGAGCTGGCGCGCCTCGAGCGCCTGGGCGCCGTGGTCACCACCAACCCCATCTCGTACCTGTGGCGCTCGGCCGCCGAGGAGGTGGGCAAGGTCGGGGGCGCCGCCCACACCCTGATCCCGCACAAGAGCCTCGTTCGCCGTCGCATCCCCTTCGGCCTGGCCACCGACAACAAGCCGGCCGACCCGTGGCTGGCCTTCGCCGCCGCGGTCGCCCGCCGCGACATGACGACCGGCGAGGTGCTGGGCCCCGGCGAGCGGCTGACGCGGCTGGAGGCGCTCCGGGCCCTCACCGTGGGCGGCGCATGCGTGACCTTCGCCGAGCGCGAGCGCGGCGTGCTCGCGCCGGGCTTCAGCGCCGACCTGGCCGTGCTGGAGCAGGATCCACTCACCCATCCGCTGGAAGAGATGGCCTCGCTCGCCTGCCGGCTCACCATGGTCGGCGGGCGTATCGTCCACGGCGATGCTTAG
- a CDS encoding TAXI family TRAP transporter solute-binding subunit, whose amino-acid sequence MKTILALILALAAGVTAVGAQQPVTLAFASLNAGTAWYVYGATMADLLRKALPPGSNVDVKPFAGGVGNAKLVARNETPLGLSFTVTNRWAFEGTEAYDTKLDNLRGLVGGLDTYYLLAVAQKKLDIRSLRDIKDKKRPVKIYTLPVGSLGEFGGRQLLHAYGLSYADIKAAGGSTTHVGYNVIVDAFKDGRADVLLAVVTPKHPSVSEIASFTDVMFLGLEPEIVERLAPLGYTPSTMPADTFKKQGEPVRTVGFPTVLITNKDLPEPVAYTVTKTLIESKDALVRGHAGLSAFDPQTAWRPEKVGIPLHPGAARAYREKGWMK is encoded by the coding sequence ATGAAGACGATACTCGCATTGATCCTGGCGCTGGCGGCGGGCGTGACGGCCGTCGGGGCCCAGCAGCCCGTGACCCTCGCGTTCGCCAGCCTCAACGCCGGGACCGCCTGGTACGTCTACGGGGCCACTATGGCCGACCTGCTCCGCAAGGCGCTGCCGCCCGGCTCCAACGTGGACGTCAAGCCGTTCGCCGGCGGCGTCGGTAACGCCAAGCTCGTGGCCCGGAACGAGACGCCGCTGGGGCTGTCCTTCACGGTGACGAACCGCTGGGCCTTCGAGGGCACGGAGGCCTACGACACCAAGCTCGACAACTTGCGGGGGCTGGTCGGCGGCCTCGACACCTACTATCTGCTGGCTGTCGCCCAGAAGAAGCTCGACATCCGGTCGCTGCGCGACATCAAGGACAAGAAGCGTCCCGTCAAGATCTACACCCTGCCGGTCGGCTCCCTGGGCGAGTTCGGCGGCCGGCAACTGCTGCACGCCTACGGGCTCTCGTACGCCGACATCAAGGCGGCCGGCGGCTCGACGACCCACGTCGGCTACAACGTCATCGTCGACGCGTTCAAGGACGGGCGCGCCGACGTCTTGCTGGCCGTGGTGACGCCCAAGCACCCGTCCGTGTCGGAGATCGCCAGCTTCACCGACGTGATGTTCCTGGGCCTGGAGCCCGAGATCGTCGAGCGGCTCGCCCCGCTGGGCTACACGCCGTCCACCATGCCGGCGGACACGTTCAAGAAACAGGGCGAGCCTGTGCGCACGGTCGGCTTTCCCACGGTGCTGATCACCAACAAGGACCTGCCGGAGCCGGTGGCCTACACCGTGACCAAGACCCTCATCGAGAGCAAGGACGCCCTCGTGCGCGGCCACGCCGGCCTCAGCGCCTTCGACCCCCAGACCGCGTGGCGGCCCGAGAAAGTCGGCATCCCGCTGCACCCGGGAGCCGCGCGGGCGTACCGCGAGAAAGGATGGATGAAATAG
- a CDS encoding VOC family protein, whose translation MLRGIDHLVIAVPDLDLAQKNYGALGFTVVPGGRHPVGSHNALIGLADGAYLELISFYEPSPRHKWWQPLQKGGGLVDFCMQTDDLLGDTAAWRRAGVAIDDPSPLSRVRPDGYQLQWVLSIPRDAKGVVPFLIQDETPREERVPGQHRHANGVVGIDVLTIAVEDVAAVRRWYEEALGRPGQPVLRTDLAAGGVRFTIGPHALEVLAPRETGSPLTRWLADRGPSPFAATLTTTAAERGPLDPSRTLGARLALVAEEGTR comes from the coding sequence ATGCTGCGGGGGATCGACCATCTCGTCATCGCCGTTCCCGACCTGGATCTGGCCCAGAAAAACTACGGCGCGCTTGGCTTCACCGTCGTGCCGGGCGGCCGACACCCGGTGGGCAGCCACAATGCTCTGATCGGGCTGGCGGACGGCGCCTACCTCGAGCTGATCTCCTTCTACGAGCCAAGCCCCCGGCACAAGTGGTGGCAGCCGCTCCAGAAGGGGGGCGGGCTCGTGGACTTCTGCATGCAGACCGACGACCTGCTCGGCGACACCGCGGCCTGGCGGCGCGCCGGTGTCGCCATCGATGACCCGTCACCGCTGTCGCGGGTTCGCCCCGACGGCTACCAGCTCCAATGGGTGCTCTCCATTCCCCGCGATGCCAAGGGCGTGGTGCCGTTCCTCATCCAGGACGAGACGCCGCGCGAGGAGCGCGTGCCCGGGCAGCACCGGCATGCCAACGGGGTCGTGGGGATCGATGTTCTGACCATCGCCGTCGAGGACGTCGCCGCTGTGCGCCGATGGTACGAAGAGGCCCTGGGCCGCCCCGGCCAGCCCGTCCTCCGGACCGACCTGGCCGCCGGCGGCGTTCGGTTCACCATCGGCCCGCACGCGCTGGAGGTGCTGGCGCCCCGCGAGACGGGCAGCCCGCTCACCCGGTGGCTGGCCGATCGCGGTCCTTCCCCGTTCGCGGCCACGCTGACGACCACGGCGGCCGAACGGGGCCCACTCGATCCGAGCCGGACGCTGGGCGCCCGGCTCGCACTCGTTGCAGAGGAGGGGACACGATGA
- a CDS encoding LLM class flavin-dependent oxidoreductase, which produces MARSPFGLTLTNRAVVLGVIKARDLIDLTVTAEASGAFDAVWVGDSLLAKPRLESVTLLSALAAATSRVRLGVGCLATFVHRHPVLFAQQWASLDVLSGGRTWLAVCLGGPDEQSRAQALEHAVMGVQSSERVARLEEGITILRALFHGRSASHAGRFYRFEGVPLEPRPVQQPCPIWIASNPTGLTWKGGASASAAAVERGFRRVARYADGWMTNKVSPDEFRRQWAEICRMAREEGRDPARLGSALYHNININEDRQAALEESKRFLDTYYTSNFSPAFVEGWTVAGGPQQCIEQLRAYLDAGLGHVALRLTSWDQNGQLKRFLGEVAPAFNAPRPGA; this is translated from the coding sequence ATGGCGCGTTCACCGTTCGGGCTCACGCTGACCAACCGCGCCGTCGTGCTCGGCGTGATCAAGGCCCGCGATCTGATCGATCTCACCGTAACTGCCGAGGCCTCCGGCGCCTTCGACGCCGTGTGGGTCGGTGACAGCCTGCTGGCCAAGCCCCGGCTGGAGTCGGTGACGCTGCTCTCGGCGCTGGCGGCGGCGACGTCGCGGGTGCGGCTCGGGGTCGGCTGCCTGGCGACCTTCGTGCACCGCCACCCCGTGCTCTTCGCCCAGCAGTGGGCCAGCCTCGATGTGCTCTCCGGCGGCCGCACCTGGCTGGCCGTCTGCCTCGGGGGCCCCGATGAGCAATCCCGGGCCCAGGCCCTCGAGCACGCGGTGATGGGCGTGCAGTCGAGCGAGCGGGTGGCCCGGCTCGAGGAGGGCATCACGATTCTGCGCGCCCTGTTCCATGGGCGCTCGGCCTCGCATGCCGGGCGCTTCTACCGCTTCGAAGGCGTCCCCCTGGAGCCGCGGCCCGTCCAGCAGCCATGCCCCATCTGGATCGCCTCGAACCCCACCGGGCTCACCTGGAAGGGCGGCGCCAGCGCCTCGGCGGCCGCGGTGGAGCGCGGCTTCCGCCGGGTCGCCCGGTACGCCGACGGCTGGATGACGAACAAGGTGTCGCCGGACGAGTTCCGGCGGCAGTGGGCGGAGATCTGCCGGATGGCCCGCGAGGAGGGCCGCGATCCCGCCCGGCTGGGCAGTGCCCTCTATCACAACATCAACATCAACGAGGACCGCCAGGCGGCGCTCGAGGAGTCGAAGCGGTTCCTCGACACCTACTACACGTCGAACTTCAGCCCGGCCTTCGTCGAAGGGTGGACGGTGGCCGGTGGACCGCAGCAGTGCATCGAGCAGCTCCGGGCCTACCTGGATGCCGGCCTCGGCCACGTCGCCCTGCGGCTGACCTCGTGGGACCAGAACGGGCAGCTCAAGCGGTTTCTGGGCGAGGTGGCCCCGGCCTTCAATGCCCCGCGGCCAGGCGCCTAG
- a CDS encoding enoyl-CoA hydratase-related protein: MSDFLKVEQTPPIATIWIDRQPKMNTMTVAMREEFPALFRDLDRDDTVRVVVVRGAGGRAFSAGGDVAEFLTLAPAALEEWGDTLSWAERCRKPVIAAIDGFTMGAGLELALACDFRVATQRSEFAFPEIRLGMIPGSGGTQRALRLIGMTRAKLFMMTGQRIPARQAEAWGLITEAVADDKLDEAVLRLARELAERAPLALRTLKTVLNRGADAPLETALELERKAYAWLRSTGDYEEGIRAFLEKRPPKFTGR, encoded by the coding sequence ATGAGTGACTTCCTCAAGGTGGAGCAGACGCCGCCCATCGCGACCATCTGGATCGATCGCCAGCCCAAGATGAACACCATGACGGTGGCCATGCGCGAGGAGTTCCCGGCGTTGTTCCGGGATCTCGACCGCGACGACACCGTGCGCGTGGTGGTGGTGCGCGGCGCCGGCGGCCGGGCCTTCAGCGCCGGCGGCGACGTCGCCGAGTTCTTGACCCTGGCGCCGGCCGCTCTCGAGGAGTGGGGCGACACGCTGTCCTGGGCCGAACGCTGTCGCAAGCCGGTGATCGCGGCCATCGACGGCTTCACGATGGGCGCGGGGCTGGAGCTGGCCCTGGCCTGCGACTTCCGCGTGGCCACGCAGCGGTCGGAGTTCGCCTTCCCGGAGATCAGGCTGGGCATGATCCCGGGCAGCGGCGGCACCCAGCGCGCCCTGCGCCTCATCGGCATGACGCGGGCGAAGCTCTTCATGATGACGGGCCAGCGCATTCCCGCCCGGCAGGCCGAGGCCTGGGGCCTCATCACCGAGGCCGTCGCCGACGACAAGCTCGACGAGGCGGTCCTGAGGCTCGCTCGCGAGCTGGCCGAGCGGGCCCCCCTGGCGCTCAGGACCCTCAAGACCGTCCTCAATCGGGGCGCGGATGCCCCGCTGGAGACGGCGCTGGAGCTGGAGCGCAAGGCCTACGCCTGGCTGCGCTCGACCGGCGATTACGAGGAAGGTATCCGGGCCTTTCTCGAGAAGCGACCGCCCAAGTTCACGGGGAGGTGA